A window from Ictalurus punctatus breed USDA103 unplaced genomic scaffold, Coco_2.0 Super-Scaffold_100046, whole genome shotgun sequence encodes these proteins:
- the LOC108261492 gene encoding E3 ubiquitin-protein ligase UBR2, whose translation MGSAVCICVCLLTCSSSIIITRSFWIPCFRGGAHIQACNNVSSHLKPLRVRENQVLFLYLDDYGELSKGSDGGMRYRKIQKLWRQHSITEEMGHAQEANQTLEDIDWEILDFLG comes from the exons ATGGGAAGtgctgtgtgcatatgtgtctGCCTCCTAACCTGCTCCAGCTCTATTATAATCACCAGGAGCTTCTGGATCCCCTGCTTCAGGG GTGGTGCTCACATCCAGGCATGCAACAATGTCTCCAGTCACCTGAAACCCTTAAG GGTGAGGGAGAATCAGGTTCTTTTCCTGTACCTCGATGACTATGGAGAACTGTCCAAGGGCTCAG ATGGAGGAATGCGCTACAGAAAGATTCAGAAGCTCTGGCGCCAGCACAGCATCACCGAGGAGATGGGTCATGCACAGGAAGCTAATCAGACTCTGGAGGACATTGACTGGGAGATCCTGGATTTTCTTGGCTAA
- the LOC108262214 gene encoding E3 ubiquitin-protein ligase UBR2-like has protein sequence MRPLVDGKKLFLWREVFGLDGPQPPPRGECLEKFVSSVRGVSHNRDCPLQGPVQVMKGWQIAANHLLSRANDMLQSVLVLGSGSSVLDDLNRSPSSCDGALVCVGPRRWRARGGERRQMEMCILCHEVQEILPDGAAMVLAAFVQRSPVMSKNRKRPPHNPKSYDPLFMHPDLSFGTHTGSCGHIMHSHCWQRYFETLQNQDAQWLHEQSSYDVENGEYLCPLCKCRSNTVIPLLPLTETTCSYSNSEQPGLAHWLNTTCQQIRGLHSAHKRAKQQVSLI, from the exons ATGAGGCCACTTGTCGATGGGAAGAAACTGTTTTTGTGGCGTGAGGTTTTTGGACTTGATGGACCGCAGCCTCCTCCCAGAGGGGAGTGCCTGGAAAAGTTTGTGTCCAGCGTGAGAGGGGTCAGCCATAATCGTGACTGCCCACTTCAGGGTCCTGTACAGGTAATGAAGGGGTGGCAGATTGCAGCCAATCACCTTCTCAGCAGAGCAAATGACATGCTGCAGTCTGTCCTTGTCCTTGGCAGTGGCAGCAGTGTACTAGATGACCTCAACAGGAG CCCCAGTTCATGTGACggtgctctggtgtgtgtgggacctcgtcgttggcgtgccagaggaggagagaggaggcagaTGGAGATGTGTATCCTGTGTCACGAAGTGCAGGAGATCCTACCTGATGGCGCCGCCATGGTGCTCGCTGCCTTTGTCCAACGCTCTCCGGTCATGTCCAAGAACCGCAAAAGACCCCCTCACAATCCAA AGAGCTATGATCCCCTCTTCATGCACCCTGACCTGTCCTTTGGTACCCATACCGGCAGCTgtggccacatcatgcactctcactgctggcagag ATACTTTGAGACACTCCAGAATCAGGATGCGCAGTGGCTGCATGAGCAATCCAGTTACGATGTAGAGAATGGGGAGTACTTGTGTCCACTCTGTAAGTGTCGCAGTAACACTGTCATTCCTCTCCTGCCCCTCACTGAGACCACCTGCAG TTACAGCAATAGTGAGCAGCCAGGTCTGGCTCATTGGCTGAATACAACGTGCCAGCAGATCAGAGGCTTGCACTCTGCTCATAAGAGAGCCAAGCAACAAGTGAGTCTCATC